Proteins from one Malania oleifera isolate guangnan ecotype guangnan chromosome 4, ASM2987363v1, whole genome shotgun sequence genomic window:
- the LOC131153956 gene encoding secreted RxLR effector protein 161-like produces MEVKTAFLHSDLEELIYMSQPVGFCQPGQKHLVCKLQKSLSELKNITKVIQLKTVLSKEFDMKDLSAANRILGMEIQKMLERFSIANVKSVSTPLASHFRLSTAQCPKTDDEVCDMSNVPYDSAVGCLMYVMVCTRPELAQALNVVSKFFLNPRRQHWDTVKWILKYLRGITEYDITFSRTKVIHQWCYVDADYAGDLDVRRSTIGYIVTPVGGPICWRSMVQSFAALSTTKSEYMVVAEVAKEAIWLTELVKELGIQ; encoded by the exons ATGGAAGTAAAGACAGCGTTTCTCCATAGTGATTTGGAGGAGTTGATTTACATGTCACAGCCAGTAGGGTTTTGCCAACCTGGACAGaagcacttggtttgtaaactgCAGAAGTCACTTTCTGAGTTGAA GAATATTACTAAAGTGATTCAGTTGAAGACTGTGTTGAGTAAAGAGTTCGACATGAAAGACTTGAGTGCGGCCAATaggatacttgggatggagattc AGAAgatgttggaaaggtttagcattGCTAATGTTAAATCGGTGAGTACACCGTTAGCGAGTCATTTTAGGTTGTCTACTGCCCAGTGCCCAAAGACGGATGATGAGGTTTGTGACATGTCAAATGTTCCCTATGatagtgcagtggggtgtttgatgtatgtcatggtatgtacaaggccgGAATTGGCACAAGCTCTCaacgtggtgagcaagttctttttgAATCCTAGGCGACAACATTGGGATACAGTCAAGTGGATTCTAAAATACTTAAGGGGTATAACTGAATATGACATTACGTTCAGTAGAACAAAGGTTATCCATCAGTGGTGTTATGTGGATGCTGACTACGCTGGGGATTTGGATGTCAGGAGGTCTACCATAGGGTACATAGTCACCcctgtgggaggacctatttgttggaggtctatggtgcagtcGTTTGCTGCTTTATCTACTACTAAATCAGAGTACATGGTCGTGGCTGAGGTTGCCAAGGAAGCAATTTGGCTTACAGAATTGGTCAAGGAGTTAGGTATCCAGTAA